One Chthoniobacterales bacterium genomic window carries:
- a CDS encoding thymidylate synthase, giving the protein MQQYHRLLRLVLEHGRPKTDRTGTGTISVFGAQERFDLRTHFPLLTTKKLHTRSIIHELLWFLRGETNVAYLHENKVTIWDEWADENGDLGRIYGAQWCDWRAPDGRSIHQIDRVIEQIKATPDSRRLIVNAWNPGELEQMALTPCHAMFQFFVQDGELSCQLYQRSADLFLGVPFNIASYALLTAMVAQVCGLRPGDFVHTFGDLHLYTNHLEQAREQLARDFRPLPTLRLNPAVTNIHDFRFEDIAIEGYDPHPAIKAPISV; this is encoded by the coding sequence ATGCAGCAATACCACCGCCTCCTGCGCCTCGTGCTCGAGCACGGCCGGCCGAAAACCGACCGCACCGGCACCGGCACGATCTCCGTCTTCGGCGCGCAGGAGCGCTTCGATCTGCGCACGCATTTTCCGCTGCTGACGACGAAGAAACTCCACACGCGCTCGATCATTCACGAGCTCCTCTGGTTCCTCCGCGGCGAAACGAACGTCGCGTATCTCCACGAGAACAAGGTCACGATCTGGGACGAGTGGGCGGATGAAAACGGTGACCTCGGTCGCATCTACGGCGCGCAATGGTGCGACTGGCGCGCGCCGGACGGCCGCTCGATCCACCAGATCGACCGCGTCATCGAGCAGATCAAGGCCACGCCCGACAGCCGCCGCCTCATCGTGAATGCGTGGAATCCCGGCGAGCTCGAGCAGATGGCGCTCACGCCCTGTCACGCGATGTTCCAGTTCTTCGTGCAGGACGGCGAGCTCAGCTGCCAGCTCTACCAGCGCAGCGCGGATCTCTTCCTCGGCGTGCCGTTCAACATCGCCAGCTATGCGCTGCTCACCGCGATGGTCGCCCAGGTCTGCGGGCTGCGCCCCGGCGATTTCGTCCACACCTTCGGCGACCTTCACCTCTACACGAATCACCTCGAGCAGGCCCGCGAGCAGCTCGCGCGCGACTTCCGCCCGCTGCCCACGCTCCGGCTGAACCCGGCCGTGACGAACATTCACGACTTCCGCTTCGAGGACATCGCCATCGAGGGCTACGACCCGCATCCCGCCATCAAGGCGCCCATCTCGGTATGA
- a CDS encoding YIP1 family protein, with product MSKIHINRDRQSLGQFTPEAVSEGLRSGRFLPTDLAWREGMESWQPLETFTDLPAPEEVAPPTIAPGTPLTELPVAAPVAPAWERDPAASLFTRLYETVREVLGAPQATFAGMPTTGGFGKPLTFLVILGSLCGIVSIIYQLVFELVGPKAANASPDVTPAIMTGIFIGLMVCMPLIIALGSFVSAGIFHVALMLVGAAPKSYEATFRVICYANGSTSVLLLLPICGSLVQAAWNLYLLVIGFREVHGTSTGKAIAAVLLPMALCCGLMFAAVALAAAIPAMSQAAR from the coding sequence ATGAGCAAGATCCACATCAACCGCGATCGGCAGAGCCTGGGTCAATTCACGCCCGAAGCCGTCTCCGAAGGCCTCCGCAGCGGCCGCTTCCTTCCGACCGATCTTGCCTGGCGCGAAGGCATGGAAAGCTGGCAGCCGCTCGAGACGTTCACCGACCTGCCGGCCCCGGAGGAAGTCGCTCCGCCCACGATCGCCCCGGGCACGCCGCTCACCGAGCTGCCCGTCGCCGCGCCCGTCGCTCCGGCCTGGGAACGCGACCCCGCAGCGAGCCTCTTCACTCGCCTCTACGAGACGGTGCGCGAGGTGCTCGGGGCTCCGCAGGCCACCTTCGCCGGCATGCCCACGACCGGCGGCTTTGGAAAGCCCCTCACCTTCCTCGTCATCCTCGGCAGCCTCTGCGGCATCGTCTCCATCATTTACCAGCTCGTCTTCGAACTGGTCGGCCCGAAGGCGGCAAATGCCTCCCCCGACGTCACGCCGGCCATCATGACCGGCATTTTCATCGGCCTGATGGTTTGCATGCCGTTGATCATCGCCCTGGGCTCCTTCGTCAGCGCCGGGATCTTCCACGTCGCGCTGATGCTCGTCGGCGCCGCGCCGAAATCCTACGAGGCCACCTTTCGCGTGATCTGCTACGCAAACGGCTCCACCTCCGTCCTGCTTCTTCTGCCGATTTGCGGCAGCCTCGTGCAGGCGGCCTGGAATCTCTACCTCCTTGTGATCGGCTTCCGCGAAGTGCACGGCACGTCGACCGGAAAAGCCATTGCCGCCGTGCTTTTGCCGATGGCCCTGTGCTGCGGCCTGATGTTTGCCGCCGTCGCGCTGGCGGCCGCCATCCCGGCGATGAGCCAGGCGGCGCGCTAA
- a CDS encoding dihydrofolate reductase, giving the protein MIAIAAMALNRAIGHEGRIPWHLSADLKFFKRTTLGHAILMGRKTFDSLGKPLPGRENLVLSRRPLDVPGVRHLASLDDIAEPTDGRKLFVIGGAEIYRELLPRCEELLLTLVKLTPPADTFFPAFEADFTLAETLHEDGNMEIRRYVRTPANRL; this is encoded by the coding sequence ATGATCGCCATCGCCGCGATGGCGCTCAATCGCGCCATCGGCCACGAAGGCCGCATTCCCTGGCACCTCTCCGCCGACCTGAAATTCTTCAAGCGCACAACGCTCGGCCACGCGATCCTCATGGGCCGCAAGACGTTCGACTCGCTCGGCAAGCCGCTGCCCGGCCGCGAGAATCTCGTGCTCTCGCGCAGGCCGCTCGACGTGCCCGGCGTCCGTCACCTTGCCAGCCTCGACGACATCGCCGAGCCGACCGACGGCCGGAAACTCTTCGTGATCGGCGGCGCGGAAATCTACCGCGAGCTGCTGCCGCGCTGCGAAGAACTCCTCCTCACGCTCGTGAAACTCACCCCGCCTGCGGACACGTTTTTTCCTGCGTTCGAGGCGGATTTCACCCTCGCCGAGACGCTCCACGAGGACGGCAACATGGAAATCCGCCGCTACGTGCGGACTCCGGCCAACCGCCTATGA
- a CDS encoding DUF2752 domain-containing protein, which translates to MRLTLRQPAERGCDGELVALAVLVSSSGFAILWLVLALPTPACAFHAITGLPCLTCGGTRCVRSLLAGQVVNALGWNPLVFAGVLVAGLFAIYAAIVTSLRLPRIRLEALTPPEALTLRLAVFLVAAANWIYLIVRFSHAG; encoded by the coding sequence ATGCGCCTCACGCTGCGGCAACCGGCGGAACGAGGGTGCGACGGCGAGCTCGTCGCGCTCGCCGTGCTCGTCTCCAGCAGCGGGTTCGCCATCCTCTGGCTGGTGCTCGCCCTGCCGACGCCCGCCTGCGCGTTCCACGCGATCACCGGGCTGCCATGCCTCACCTGTGGGGGCACGCGCTGCGTGCGCAGCCTGCTTGCCGGCCAGGTCGTCAACGCGCTCGGCTGGAATCCTCTGGTCTTCGCCGGTGTGCTGGTCGCCGGTCTGTTCGCGATCTACGCGGCGATCGTCACCAGCCTGCGCCTGCCGCGGATTCGCCTGGAAGCCCTCACTCCGCCCGAGGCGCTGACCCTCCGGCTCGCCGTCTTCCTCGTCGCCGCCGCAAACTGGATCTATCTCATCGTCCGCTTCTCACACGCCGGCTGA
- a CDS encoding DUF3008 family protein: MPAKSKKQQMAAGAALAAKRGESPKSRLKGASKQMEQSMTETELEDLAKTKRKKLPPKKS; the protein is encoded by the coding sequence ATGCCAGCGAAATCGAAAAAACAGCAGATGGCCGCGGGCGCCGCGCTTGCGGCGAAACGCGGGGAGAGCCCGAAGAGCCGCCTCAAAGGCGCCTCGAAGCAGATGGAGCAATCGATGACGGAAACGGAGCTCGAGGATCTCGCGAAGACGAAGCGCAAGAAACTGCCGCCGAAAAAATCCTGA
- a CDS encoding thioredoxin family protein, translating to MPTIASDSMPAGTPAPDFSLPDVVTGRTVSLADFAGRPALLVMFICAHCPYVVHVRAELVRLARAFPLAGFVAISSNDAVQYPGDAPEKLREMAVECGFPFPMLYDESQEVARAYTAACTPDFFLFDRDQKLAYRGRLDDSTPGNGKLVTGADLRVALEFVLAGKPGPQVQAPSLGCSIKWK from the coding sequence ATGCCCACCATCGCCTCCGACTCGATGCCCGCCGGCACGCCGGCTCCCGATTTCTCGCTGCCCGACGTTGTGACCGGGCGGACCGTTTCGCTCGCGGACTTCGCGGGGCGTCCCGCGCTGCTGGTGATGTTCATCTGCGCGCACTGCCCGTATGTCGTGCACGTGCGCGCCGAGCTGGTGCGCCTCGCCCGGGCGTTTCCGCTGGCGGGATTCGTCGCAATTTCGTCGAACGACGCCGTCCAGTATCCCGGTGACGCGCCGGAAAAACTCCGCGAGATGGCTGTGGAATGCGGGTTCCCCTTCCCGATGCTCTACGACGAGTCGCAGGAGGTCGCCCGCGCCTACACGGCAGCCTGCACGCCGGATTTCTTCCTGTTCGATCGGGACCAGAAACTCGCCTACCGGGGGCGTCTCGACGACAGCACGCCCGGTAACGGGAAACTCGTCACCGGCGCGGATTTGCGCGTCGCACTCGAGTTTGTGCTGGCTGGCAAGCCGGGTCCGCAGGTGCAGGCGCCGAGTCTCGGCTGCTCGATCAAGTGGAAGTGA
- a CDS encoding D-alanyl-D-alanine carboxypeptidase family protein, giving the protein MRSWIRFSGLVGVVALAGCSVVEQEQRPSPGVVLRSTGTPAEPVSGVANAPTGAPILWPGSAPAIYAKSAIVIDADSGRTLFQKNADSIRQVASTQKLLTALIVAEAGNLDGPVVIQSIDTFVEPTKVGFRPGQVYSRRQLLSALLVHSCNDAAVALGRDNAGSVAAFAAVMNARAASMGALSSHFVNPNGLPAPQYSTARDMARIAYRAYRHPELRAIMRMPGYNFQFNSGRSSYLKSTNKLLGVCPGVDGMKTGFTNAAGRCLVTSATIGGRHFIVVQLGSKTSYIFDDAARMLSWAATH; this is encoded by the coding sequence ATGAGGTCTTGGATTCGCTTCAGTGGGTTGGTCGGCGTGGTGGCTCTGGCAGGTTGCTCGGTCGTCGAGCAGGAACAGCGCCCGAGTCCCGGCGTCGTTCTGCGCAGCACCGGGACGCCGGCGGAGCCCGTTTCGGGCGTCGCCAACGCTCCCACCGGCGCCCCCATCCTCTGGCCCGGCAGCGCTCCCGCGATCTACGCGAAATCGGCCATCGTGATCGACGCAGACTCCGGTCGCACCCTCTTCCAGAAGAATGCGGACTCCATCCGGCAGGTCGCCAGCACGCAGAAACTGCTCACCGCATTGATCGTCGCGGAGGCAGGCAATCTCGATGGCCCCGTGGTGATCCAGTCGATCGATACCTTCGTCGAGCCCACGAAGGTCGGCTTCCGTCCCGGCCAGGTTTACTCGCGCCGCCAGCTTCTCTCGGCCCTGCTCGTCCATAGCTGCAACGATGCCGCCGTCGCACTCGGCCGCGACAATGCCGGCAGCGTCGCGGCCTTTGCCGCCGTGATGAATGCCCGCGCTGCGTCGATGGGTGCGCTCTCGAGCCATTTCGTGAATCCGAACGGCCTGCCGGCCCCGCAATATTCCACCGCCCGGGACATGGCACGCATCGCTTATCGCGCCTACCGCCACCCCGAGCTGCGCGCGATCATGCGGATGCCCGGTTACAACTTTCAGTTCAACAGCGGCCGGAGCTCGTATCTCAAGAGCACGAACAAGCTGCTCGGCGTCTGTCCCGGCGTGGACGGCATGAAGACCGGCTTTACCAACGCCGCGGGCCGTTGCCTCGTCACCAGTGCGACCATCGGCGGCCGGCACTTCATCGTCGTGCAGCTTGGCAGCAAGACGAGCTACATCTTCGACGACGCCGCGCGCATGCTCTCCTGGGCGGCGACGCACTGA
- a CDS encoding MBL fold metallo-hydrolase has translation MLEVTILASGSAGNSALVRCGNTRILLDAGLSARRLGERLAACGVDPCALDGIVLTHEHGDHTAALRVLCAKREIPVYANRMTAAALEAGSMRDHRNWRFFANGAAFSVGELTIEAFSVPHDAVDPVGFLIRNSSATFGLLTDLGHATQMVIERLREADVLFIETNYDEDLLARDTRRPWSVKQRISSRHGHLSNRAAADVVGELAAGRLASVLLGHLSRDCNSADLAVAAIHAPLDRVGRRDVPVYCAGQETVSPCFRVGSAGV, from the coding sequence ATGCTCGAAGTCACCATTCTCGCCAGCGGTAGCGCGGGAAATTCCGCGCTCGTGCGTTGCGGGAATACGCGCATCCTGCTGGACGCGGGCCTGAGCGCGCGCCGGCTGGGCGAGCGGCTCGCGGCGTGCGGGGTGGACCCCTGCGCGCTCGATGGCATCGTGCTCACGCACGAGCATGGCGACCACACGGCGGCGCTGCGGGTGCTCTGCGCGAAGCGGGAGATCCCGGTGTATGCGAATCGGATGACCGCCGCGGCGCTGGAGGCGGGATCGATGCGCGACCACCGCAACTGGCGCTTTTTCGCGAACGGCGCGGCGTTTTCCGTCGGCGAGCTCACGATCGAGGCGTTCTCCGTGCCGCACGACGCGGTCGATCCGGTCGGATTCCTCATCCGGAATTCTTCGGCGACGTTTGGCCTGCTCACGGATCTCGGTCACGCCACGCAGATGGTGATCGAGCGGCTGCGCGAGGCGGACGTCCTGTTCATCGAGACGAACTACGACGAGGATTTGCTCGCCCGGGATACGCGCCGGCCGTGGTCCGTGAAACAGCGGATCAGCTCGCGCCACGGGCATCTTTCCAATCGCGCCGCGGCCGATGTCGTCGGCGAACTCGCCGCGGGCCGGCTCGCCAGCGTGCTGCTCGGCCACCTCAGTCGGGACTGCAATTCCGCGGATCTCGCGGTGGCCGCGATCCATGCGCCGCTCGACCGGGTGGGACGTCGCGACGTGCCGGTGTATTGCGCCGGGCAGGAGACGGTGAGCCCGTGCTTCCGCGTCGGGTCAGCCGGCGTGTGA
- a CDS encoding transporter substrate-binding domain-containing protein: MSLVIPRFPNSESLVRSRRRGIPRPTLRVAAFAGFAPFAWQDHDRPRGRDIAFLERFAGAEGLALAVEFFPFDRLWERPAADGIDLAASGISLRRGSEADGIAWTHPYASVRRTLLIRETDRPHLKSMADLSGRRIAAVAGSAADRHAVAQKPPAAELVSCATLETGITALRAGQVDAVGTGDLSAQHHLAVHPELAAIDVHGGAPPEFVAFAVRRDAPWLPRLNAFIRREAAYW; the protein is encoded by the coding sequence ATGTCTCTGGTGATCCCGCGTTTTCCGAACTCAGAAAGCCTCGTTCGCTCCCGGCGACGAGGCATTCCTCGCCCCACGCTGCGCGTGGCCGCGTTCGCCGGCTTCGCGCCGTTTGCCTGGCAGGACCATGATCGCCCCCGGGGGCGGGATATCGCTTTCCTGGAGCGGTTCGCGGGCGCCGAGGGTCTGGCGTTGGCGGTAGAATTCTTCCCGTTCGACCGATTGTGGGAACGCCCGGCGGCTGACGGGATCGATCTGGCCGCGAGCGGAATCTCGCTGCGGCGCGGAAGCGAAGCGGACGGCATCGCCTGGACCCATCCCTACGCGAGCGTCCGCCGCACGCTGCTGATCCGGGAAACGGACCGTCCCCACCTGAAAAGCATGGCCGACCTTTCTGGCCGGCGAATCGCCGCCGTGGCCGGCTCGGCCGCCGATCGACATGCGGTTGCGCAGAAGCCGCCGGCGGCGGAACTCGTCTCGTGCGCGACGCTGGAGACGGGAATCACCGCGTTGCGCGCGGGCCAGGTCGACGCCGTCGGCACCGGCGACCTTAGCGCGCAGCACCACCTGGCGGTTCATCCGGAGCTGGCGGCGATCGACGTCCATGGCGGCGCGCCACCGGAGTTCGTCGCGTTTGCCGTTCGCCGCGACGCCCCGTGGCTGCCGCGGCTGAACGCCTTCATCCGGCGCGAGGCCGCCTACTGGTGA
- a CDS encoding TetR/AcrR family transcriptional regulator, which yields MPRISTAKERLTDAALAMMWENSYGATSVDAICERANVKKGSFYYFFKSKAELAAAALEADWKRHQPDLDATFSPTVPPLERFRISHEKCVAFLEEKQREMGAVLGCPLFTVGSEVCCSEETALRDTVQRILDRKICYYESAIRDAHAQGLIHAPDAKAKARALFALIEGALTHSRIQNSLEPLRESYGTAMELLGVKASETVPG from the coding sequence ATGCCACGAATCAGCACGGCCAAGGAGCGACTCACCGACGCGGCTCTCGCGATGATGTGGGAGAATAGCTACGGCGCGACGTCGGTCGATGCGATTTGCGAGCGGGCGAATGTGAAGAAGGGCAGCTTTTATTACTTCTTCAAGTCGAAGGCCGAGCTCGCCGCGGCGGCTCTGGAAGCGGACTGGAAACGGCATCAGCCAGATCTCGACGCCACGTTTTCGCCGACAGTTCCGCCGCTCGAGCGATTCCGTATCAGTCACGAGAAATGCGTGGCGTTTCTCGAGGAAAAACAGAGAGAAATGGGCGCTGTGCTCGGCTGCCCGCTCTTCACGGTGGGCAGCGAAGTCTGCTGCTCGGAGGAGACGGCGCTTCGCGATACCGTGCAGCGGATCCTTGATCGAAAAATCTGCTATTACGAATCGGCGATCCGCGATGCGCATGCCCAGGGGCTGATTCACGCGCCGGATGCGAAAGCCAAGGCCCGGGCGCTCTTTGCGCTCATCGAGGGCGCCCTCACCCACTCGCGCATTCAGAACAGCCTCGAGCCGCTGCGGGAATCCTACGGCACCGCCATGGAACTTCTCGGCGTGAAGGCTTCCGAAACCGTCCCTGGCTAA
- a CDS encoding efflux RND transporter periplasmic adaptor subunit, protein MMNSKNLASALAFAVVAIALVLSLAGCGKGAASAQTPPPPVVTVAPVEQREVTEWDVFTGRAEAVESVEVRPRVSGHIDEVRFQSGQLVKKGDVLFVIDPRYYKAELDRRQAEYEQAQVRLANAGRDAKRSGRLLASKAISSEEGDSIESQFQEAKAGLLAAQAILESARLDYEFTQVRAPIDGRVSRALLTVGNYVSGVAGSASLLTTIVSVDPIYVYADVDENSLLKFNALARERAAGGNKVPVELALGDDEGFPERGVIESFDNRVDANTGTIVVRAEFANPGGRIVPGLFARIRIPMSGRHDALLVDEAAIGTDQAQKFVLTLGKDNTVQYRAVKLGPAIDGKRIVRSGLEPGEKIIVNGLMHARPGMPVTPQEAVAATEPAGPKTAKR, encoded by the coding sequence ATGATGAACTCGAAAAATCTCGCCTCCGCCCTCGCCTTCGCTGTCGTGGCGATCGCGCTCGTGCTGTCTCTCGCCGGCTGCGGCAAGGGTGCCGCCAGCGCCCAGACCCCGCCGCCACCCGTCGTCACGGTGGCGCCCGTCGAGCAGAGGGAAGTCACCGAGTGGGACGTCTTCACCGGGCGCGCGGAGGCGGTGGAATCCGTCGAGGTGCGCCCGCGCGTTTCCGGCCACATTGACGAGGTGCGTTTTCAATCCGGTCAGCTCGTGAAGAAGGGCGATGTGCTCTTCGTGATCGATCCGCGCTATTACAAGGCCGAGCTCGACCGTCGCCAGGCCGAATACGAGCAGGCGCAGGTGCGGCTGGCCAATGCCGGCCGCGACGCGAAACGCTCCGGCCGCCTGCTCGCGAGCAAGGCGATCTCCAGCGAGGAAGGCGACTCCATCGAGTCGCAGTTTCAGGAGGCGAAGGCCGGGCTGCTCGCCGCGCAGGCCATCCTCGAATCCGCCCGGCTCGACTACGAGTTCACCCAGGTGCGTGCGCCGATCGATGGCCGCGTGAGCCGCGCCCTGCTCACGGTGGGCAATTACGTGAGCGGCGTCGCCGGAAGCGCCTCGCTCCTCACAACGATCGTTTCGGTCGATCCGATCTACGTCTACGCGGACGTGGACGAGAATTCGCTGCTCAAGTTCAACGCCCTCGCCAGGGAGCGCGCGGCCGGCGGAAACAAGGTGCCGGTGGAACTCGCGCTCGGCGACGACGAAGGCTTTCCCGAGCGCGGCGTGATCGAGTCGTTCGACAACCGCGTCGATGCCAATACCGGCACGATCGTCGTGCGCGCGGAATTCGCGAATCCCGGCGGGCGCATCGTGCCCGGGCTGTTCGCGCGCATCCGCATCCCGATGAGCGGCCGGCACGACGCGCTGCTCGTCGACGAGGCCGCGATCGGCACCGACCAGGCGCAAAAGTTCGTTCTGACGCTCGGCAAGGACAACACCGTGCAATATCGCGCCGTGAAGCTCGGGCCGGCGATCGACGGCAAGCGCATCGTGCGTTCCGGCCTCGAGCCCGGTGAGAAGATCATCGTGAACGGCCTCATGCACGCCCGTCCGGGCATGCCGGTCACGCCGCAGGAAGCCGTCGCCGCGACGGAGCCTGCCGGACCGAAAACCGCGAAGCGCTAA
- the msrB gene encoding peptide-methionine (R)-S-oxide reductase MsrB translates to MKSLPLLALAATLTFPFMRTSAADLPATVSVRLVEADGDPGPVQTVPTVTKTDAEWKAQLGAEAFQVLRAQGTERPFCGTLLNNKKEGVYFCAGCDLPLFTSRNKFDSGTGWPSFFAPFAKENVTELSDRSYGMVRTEILCARCGGHLGHVFDDGPAPTGLRYCLNSVSLKFRSFDEIKAAVHQ, encoded by the coding sequence ATGAAATCGCTTCCCTTGCTCGCGCTCGCCGCCACCCTTACTTTTCCATTTATGAGGACATCCGCCGCCGACCTTCCTGCCACCGTTTCCGTGCGTCTCGTCGAAGCCGATGGCGATCCCGGTCCGGTCCAGACCGTGCCGACCGTCACGAAGACCGATGCCGAGTGGAAAGCGCAGCTCGGCGCCGAGGCCTTTCAGGTGCTGCGCGCGCAGGGCACCGAGCGTCCCTTCTGCGGCACGCTGCTGAACAACAAGAAGGAGGGCGTGTATTTCTGCGCCGGCTGCGATCTGCCGCTCTTCACGTCGCGGAACAAATTCGATTCCGGCACGGGCTGGCCGAGTTTCTTCGCGCCCTTTGCGAAGGAAAACGTCACCGAGCTCAGCGACCGCAGCTACGGCATGGTGCGCACGGAAATCCTCTGCGCGCGCTGCGGCGGGCATCTCGGCCACGTGTTTGACGACGGTCCCGCGCCGACCGGCCTGCGCTATTGCCTGAACTCCGTCTCGCTGAAATTCCGCAGCTTCGACGAGATCAAGGCGGCCGTTCACCAGTAG